A window from Streptomyces sp. NBC_00271 encodes these proteins:
- a CDS encoding carbohydrate ABC transporter permease, whose translation MSTTLRKPLEAGGRKRAGSLVWHIGALLILAVVLYPVIWVIGASFKPSRDIIGSLNLLPTSPVLGNFKGLADGIADISIATFFQNSLFYALGSVVGILISCSLTAYAFAKIRFAGRNLLFSLMIGTLLLPYHVLLIPQYVMFQKMELVNTYVPLLIGKYLATEAFFVFLMVQFMRNLPRELDEAARLDGCGHLRIYWSIVLPLCRPALITSAIFTFINAWNDFMGPLIYLNEPSKYTVSLGMMMFRDQEGVANYGGMIAMSLVALLPVLLFFLAFQRYLIDGMATSGLKG comes from the coding sequence ATGAGCACCACCCTGCGCAAGCCACTGGAGGCCGGTGGCCGCAAGCGTGCCGGCTCGCTGGTCTGGCACATCGGCGCGCTGCTGATCCTCGCGGTCGTCCTCTATCCCGTCATCTGGGTCATCGGCGCCTCGTTCAAGCCCAGCCGGGACATCATCGGCAGCCTGAACCTGTTGCCGACCAGCCCCGTCCTCGGCAACTTCAAGGGCCTGGCCGACGGCATCGCGGACATCTCGATCGCGACCTTCTTCCAGAACTCCCTCTTCTACGCGCTCGGCTCCGTCGTCGGCATCCTCATCTCCTGCTCGCTGACGGCCTACGCCTTCGCCAAGATCCGGTTCGCCGGGCGGAACCTGCTGTTCTCCCTCATGATCGGCACGCTCCTGCTGCCGTATCACGTGCTGCTCATCCCGCAGTACGTGATGTTCCAGAAGATGGAACTGGTCAACACCTACGTTCCGCTGCTGATCGGCAAGTACCTGGCCACCGAGGCGTTCTTCGTCTTCCTCATGGTCCAGTTCATGCGGAACCTGCCGCGCGAACTGGACGAGGCGGCCCGGCTCGACGGCTGTGGCCATCTGCGGATCTACTGGTCGATCGTGCTGCCGCTGTGCCGCCCCGCCCTCATCACCAGCGCGATCTTCACCTTCATCAACGCCTGGAACGACTTCATGGGCCCGCTGATCTACCTCAACGAGCCCAGCAAGTACACGGTCTCGCTCGGCATGATGATGTTCCGCGACCAGGAGGGCGTCGCCAACTACGGCGGCATGATCGCGATGTCGCTGGTCGCCCTGCTGCCCGTGCTCCTCTTCTTCCTCGCTTTCCAGCGCTACCTGATCGACGGTATGGCGACCTCCGGATTGAAGGGCTGA
- a CDS encoding carbohydrate ABC transporter permease, with protein MGTAVTLVKDSPPDAPEIRPEAPAAKKRRGRRENLAGYLFMSPWIAGFLLLTAGPMAASLYFAFTDYNLFNSPKWIGFDNFTKMFHDPRWQKSVEVTAKYVVIGTPLKLLLALGVALLLAQSRRGQAFYRAAFYAPSLIGASVSVGFVWRALFSDDAIVDRTQSFLGFHTGGWVGDPNWVLYSLVALTVWQFGAPMVIFLAGLKQVPRELYEAAEVDGAGPFRRFWSITLPMISPVLFFNVLLETIHSFQIFGSAYVVSNATCGPADATLVYTCYLYQKGFRESQMGFASAMAWMLLLAVALVTAVLFWSQKRWVHYEEDAR; from the coding sequence ATGGGAACCGCCGTGACGCTCGTCAAGGACTCTCCGCCCGACGCCCCGGAGATACGCCCCGAGGCCCCCGCCGCCAAAAAGCGGCGGGGGCGCCGGGAAAACCTCGCCGGCTATCTCTTCATGTCCCCGTGGATCGCGGGCTTCCTGCTGCTGACCGCCGGCCCGATGGCCGCCTCCCTCTACTTCGCGTTCACCGACTACAACCTTTTCAATTCGCCGAAGTGGATCGGCTTCGACAACTTCACCAAGATGTTCCACGATCCGCGGTGGCAGAAGTCGGTCGAGGTGACGGCCAAGTACGTCGTCATCGGCACCCCGCTCAAGCTGCTGCTCGCGCTCGGAGTGGCCCTGCTGCTCGCGCAGAGCCGACGGGGGCAGGCCTTCTACCGGGCCGCCTTCTACGCCCCTTCGCTCATCGGGGCGAGCGTCTCCGTCGGCTTCGTGTGGCGCGCGCTCTTCTCCGACGACGCCATCGTGGACCGCACGCAGTCGTTCCTCGGCTTCCACACGGGAGGGTGGGTCGGCGACCCGAACTGGGTGCTCTACAGCCTGGTCGCGCTCACCGTCTGGCAGTTCGGCGCACCCATGGTGATCTTCCTCGCCGGACTCAAGCAGGTGCCGAGGGAGCTGTACGAGGCCGCCGAGGTGGACGGCGCCGGACCCTTCCGCAGGTTCTGGAGCATCACCCTGCCGATGATCTCGCCGGTGCTCTTCTTCAACGTGCTCCTGGAGACCATCCACTCCTTCCAGATCTTCGGCTCGGCGTACGTGGTCTCCAACGCCACCTGCGGACCGGCGGACGCCACGCTCGTCTACACCTGCTACCTGTACCAGAAGGGCTTCAGGGAGTCCCAGATGGGCTTCGCGTCGGCCATGGCCTGGATGCTGCTGCTCGCCGTGGCGCTGGTGACGGCCGTCCTCTTCTGGTCCCAGAAGCGCTGGGTGCACTACGAGGAGGACGCCCGATGA
- a CDS encoding ABC transporter substrate-binding protein, with amino-acid sequence MGNNGSVERRTVLKAAGASLATLGLAATTGCGGDSGSSGDGTVTIRYAWWGADERAKRINQSIALFEKKYPKIKVKTDFQDYVAFWEKFQTQAAGGNPPDVFQNAVGFLRKYDKRGILLDLKPQIEAGNLSLDNFRAGVEKVGQVDGKQLGIPVGSNTMSLVIDEKVFEKAGIKPKQGWTWDEYFAALKKIHDTQKLPGDTGYFSIMYLYDLYLRQNGKAFFTKDGLGFDEADLTEWWTDGYNRVKAGIVTDPKRVEQDKPKSSLSAAHGASEFTWDNFTVRYTAEGTSTYGLAPIPTTDGKQTGQYLASLMLSASARTKHPKEVAQFINFMVHDPEVGKIMGYDRGILATTEQFDAYKPADAPNQAIAKYETDVAAAGVLGAITPHPAGADTCESAFLRIGGDMSQGTTKVADAVKQFFSEAKTALAA; translated from the coding sequence GTGGGTAACAACGGGAGTGTTGAGAGGCGTACGGTCCTCAAGGCGGCCGGAGCTTCACTGGCCACGCTGGGGCTGGCCGCGACGACGGGCTGCGGCGGGGACAGCGGCAGTTCCGGGGACGGGACGGTCACGATCCGGTACGCCTGGTGGGGTGCCGACGAGCGGGCGAAGAGGATCAACCAGTCCATCGCGCTCTTCGAGAAGAAGTACCCGAAGATCAAGGTGAAGACCGACTTCCAGGATTATGTGGCCTTTTGGGAGAAGTTCCAGACCCAGGCCGCCGGAGGAAATCCCCCGGACGTATTCCAGAACGCGGTCGGATTCCTGCGGAAGTACGACAAGAGAGGCATCCTGCTCGACCTCAAGCCTCAGATAGAGGCGGGAAATCTGAGCCTCGACAACTTTCGCGCCGGAGTCGAGAAGGTCGGTCAGGTCGACGGAAAGCAGCTCGGTATTCCGGTCGGATCCAACACCATGTCACTTGTCATCGACGAGAAGGTGTTTGAGAAGGCGGGCATCAAGCCGAAGCAGGGCTGGACCTGGGACGAGTACTTCGCCGCCCTGAAGAAGATCCACGACACCCAGAAGCTGCCCGGCGACACCGGCTACTTCAGCATCATGTATCTGTACGACCTCTACCTCCGGCAGAACGGCAAGGCGTTCTTCACCAAGGACGGACTCGGCTTCGACGAGGCCGACCTGACGGAGTGGTGGACGGACGGCTACAACCGCGTCAAGGCGGGCATCGTCACCGACCCCAAGCGGGTCGAGCAGGACAAGCCCAAGTCCTCGCTCTCGGCGGCCCACGGCGCCTCCGAGTTCACCTGGGACAACTTCACGGTCCGCTACACCGCCGAGGGCACCAGCACCTACGGCCTCGCGCCGATCCCGACCACCGACGGCAAGCAGACCGGTCAGTACCTCGCCTCCCTGATGCTGAGCGCCTCCGCCCGCACCAAGCACCCCAAGGAGGTCGCCCAGTTCATCAACTTCATGGTCCACGACCCCGAGGTCGGCAAGATCATGGGCTACGACCGGGGCATCCTCGCCACCACCGAGCAGTTCGACGCGTACAAGCCGGCCGACGCGCCCAACCAGGCGATCGCGAAGTACGAGACGGATGTCGCCGCGGCCGGAGTGCTCGGCGCCATCACCCCGCACCCGGCGGGCGCCGACACCTGCGAGTCCGCCTTCCTGCGCATCGGCGGTGACATGTCGCAGGGCACGACCAAGGTCGCCGACGCGGTCAAGCAGTTCTTCTCCGAGGCGAAGACCGCCCTCGCCGCCTGA
- a CDS encoding TIGR02611 family protein — translation MNTGSDEPGEVATAEGETKIEGPLGSRAPEFIKARRALHLSWQVGVFVVGLAVVGAGVIMLPLPGPGWLVIFGGMAIWATEFVWAQLVLRWTKRKVTEATQRALDPKVRRRNIILTSVGVVIVAALGGVYLWKFGVQMPWNIQE, via the coding sequence ATGAATACGGGGAGTGACGAGCCGGGCGAGGTCGCCACGGCCGAGGGTGAGACGAAGATCGAGGGGCCGCTCGGATCGCGGGCGCCGGAATTCATCAAGGCCCGCCGTGCGCTGCATCTGAGCTGGCAGGTGGGTGTTTTCGTGGTGGGGCTCGCGGTGGTCGGCGCGGGCGTGATCATGCTTCCGCTGCCGGGTCCCGGCTGGCTGGTGATCTTCGGCGGCATGGCGATCTGGGCGACCGAGTTCGTCTGGGCGCAGCTCGTGCTCCGCTGGACGAAGCGCAAGGTCACGGAGGCGACACAGCGGGCACTCGACCCGAAGGTGCGGCGCCGCAACATCATCCTCACGAGTGTCGGTGTCGTCATCGTCGCGGCCCTTGGTGGTGTCTACCTCTGGAAGTTCGGCGTTCAGATGCCGTGGAACATCCAGGAATGA
- a CDS encoding SsgA family sporulation/cell division regulator yields MNTTVSCELHLRLVVSSESSLPVPAGLRYDTADPYAVHATFHTGAEETVEWVFARDLLAEGLHRPTGTGDVRVWPSRSHGQGVVCIALSSPEGEALLEAPARALESFLKRTDAAVPPGTEHRHFDLDTELSHILAES; encoded by the coding sequence ATGAACACCACGGTCAGCTGCGAGCTGCACCTGCGCCTCGTTGTGTCGAGCGAGTCCTCACTGCCTGTACCCGCAGGACTGCGGTATGACACGGCCGATCCCTACGCCGTGCACGCCACCTTCCACACCGGAGCCGAGGAAACCGTCGAGTGGGTGTTCGCCCGCGACCTCCTCGCCGAGGGCCTGCATCGGCCCACCGGTACCGGCGACGTCCGAGTCTGGCCGTCCCGGAGCCATGGCCAGGGCGTCGTATGCATCGCCCTGAGCTCCCCGGAGGGCGAGGCCCTGCTGGAAGCCCCGGCGCGGGCCCTGGAATCGTTCCTGAAGCGAACGGACGCCGCCGTGCCCCCCGGCACGGAACACCGGCATTTCGATCTCGACACGGAGCTCTCACACATCCTGGCCGAGAGCTGA
- a CDS encoding CGNR zinc finger domain-containing protein translates to MLITHDTRRSLDAVVDLVNTAAENDTPDGLADVAALDGFVRRHGISDVGVLSEQDLAAVREVRSRFAGVFAADDPRTAAGLINELVAVAGTTPRLTDHDGYDWHVHYFAPGASVADHLAADCGMALAFFVVAGEQDRLRRCEAPDCRHAFVDLSRNRSRRYCDSRTCGNRLHVAAYRARRKEAAG, encoded by the coding sequence GTGCTCATCACCCACGACACCCGGCGCTCCCTCGACGCCGTGGTGGACCTGGTGAATACCGCGGCGGAGAACGACACGCCGGACGGGCTCGCGGATGTCGCGGCCCTCGACGGTTTCGTACGAAGACACGGGATCAGTGATGTCGGCGTGCTGTCGGAGCAGGACCTCGCGGCCGTACGCGAGGTCCGCAGCCGGTTCGCCGGAGTCTTCGCCGCCGACGACCCCCGTACCGCCGCGGGCCTCATCAACGAGCTGGTCGCCGTCGCGGGCACCACGCCCCGGCTCACCGACCACGACGGCTACGACTGGCACGTGCACTACTTCGCGCCGGGTGCCTCCGTCGCCGACCACCTCGCGGCCGACTGCGGGATGGCGCTGGCGTTCTTCGTGGTCGCCGGAGAGCAGGACCGGCTGCGGCGCTGCGAGGCCCCGGACTGCCGGCACGCCTTCGTGGATCTCTCCCGGAACCGCTCGCGCCGCTACTGCGACAGCCGGACCTGCGGAAACCGGCTTCATGTGGCGGCGTACCGGGCGCGCCGCAAGGAAGCGGCGGGCTGA